CAAAATACGCTGTGTAAACGCATGCCGCTGGTTTTCAACGGAGATGCATTTGGGATTTAAGTGATATTAAAGGGATACGCTGCGGTGAAAGCGACAATTTTGGTTACTCAGGATCATTATCTTTATCAGGGAATAAGAAATTATTTCCCCGACATCATTCTGTTGCGCACCGTCGAAAGAAGGAGTTTTAGCTTTGGCTACGAGGAATACGCCGTTCTGGTTGATAGCCGCCTGCCTTTGGCGCAGTGGGAAAACATCATTACCAGCGCGGAGAAGGCCGGAGCGTCCGTCGTCTGCATCATGCTGGATATGCGCCATAGCGAACTCTCTCCGCTCAGACTCAGGTGGAGCCTTGACATGTCGATGTCCAGTGAGGATGTGGAAGCCCTGTTCATGCTGCTGCAAAAGGTGAAGATCGATCCTCAGGCCAGAGAATGGTTTTATGATATGCGCCTCAGCTTAGAGGAACGCACGATGATGGCCCTGCTGAGGAAAGGGCTGCCCATGGAGGTCGTGGCAGAGAAAGTTAATACGTCGCTGAAAAGCCTGTACCGCAGACGAAACGAGATGTACGAGAGATTAGGGCTAACTAATTTTAATGAGGCCTGTCGGCTGATATTTACCGACGAAGAGCAAAACTACCCCTGACTCAGGCGGCGATTACACCTTCCCCCAGGGGAAGGTTAAAGCCCTGACCACATTGAAATATAACTCATTGTATCTATTATATTTTAATGGGTTTTAATCCGCTATTCAGGGCCAGCCAGCCTGAAAACTCTACGGGCTGAGCTCGCCCTGGCTTCCTGCCGCCCTTCAATGAGATCTAACTCACAGTTTTCAGTGACTTAAAGCAGGTGTAAAACCGCTTAGCCCATCCACTAACCGCTCATCTTCGTATATGACCGCTCGGCCACTCTTTTCCCCCTAATGGAGAAAAAATCGCCACGCTATAGCTGGCATAGCTTTATGCCCTTCTTTTACACCAACCAGGCTCAGTAAACGGCGAACAGGCATAGCGTCGGGTACTGACAAACGGATGACTTATGAATAAAAATAAATTTCTCAAACATATACCCTGGGTGATTCTGGGGATCATCGGGGCCTGCTGTCTGGCCGTCGTTGCCCTGCGGCGGGGGGAGCACATCAGCGCCCTGTGGATAGTGGTCGCGTCGGTGTCGGTTTACCTGGTCGCCTACCGCTATTACAGCCTCTATATCGCCCAAAAGGTGATGAAGCTCGACCCTACGCGAGCAACGCCGGCGGTTATTAATAACGACGGCCTGAACTATGTTCCTACCAACCGTAACGTCCTGTTTGGGCACCACTTTGCGGCGATAGCTGGCGCGGGACCTCTGGTCGGCCCGGTTCTGGCGGCACAGATGGGCTATCTGCCCGGCGTCCTCTGGCTCTTAGCGGGCGTCGTGCTGGCCGGCGCGGTGCAGGACTTTATGGTGCTGTTTATCTCCTCTCGCCGTAACGGCGCTTCGCTGGGCGAGATGATCAAAGAAGAGATGGGGCCGGTGCCGGGGACTATTGCCCTGTTCGGCTGCTTCCTGATCATGATTATTATCCTGGCCGTGCTGGCACTTATCGTGGTGAAAGCGCTGGCGGAAAGCCCGTGGGGCGTGTTTACCGTCTGTTCGACGGTGCCGATTGCCCTGTTTATGGGTATCTACATGCGATTTATTCGCCCTGGCCGGGTGGGTGAAGTCTCGGTTATCGGTATTGTTCTGCTGGTCGCCTCGATTTACTTCGGCGGCGTGATTGCCCATGACCCTTACTGGGGCCCGGCGCTGACCTTTAAAGATACCACCATCACCTTTACCCTAATTGGCTACGCTTTTGTCTCTGCCCTGCTGCCGGTATGGCTGATCCTCGCCCCCCGCGACTATCTGGCCACCTTCCTGAAAATCGGGGTTATCGTCGGTCTGGCGATCGGTATCGTTATCCTCAACCCTGAGCTGAAAATGCCGGCGATTACCCAATACGTGGACGGCACCGGTCCGCTGTGGAAAGGCGCTCTGTTCCCGTTCTTGTTTATCACCATTGCCTGCGGTGCGGTATCCGGCTTCCACGCGCTTATTGCGTCCGGCACTACGCCAAAACTGCTCGCCTGCGAAACCGATGCTCGCTTTATCGGGTACGGCGCAATGCTGATGGAGTCCTTTGTTGCGGTTATGGCGCTGGTTGCGGCGTCCATCATCGAACCTGGCCTGTACTTCGCGATGAACACGCCACCGGCGGGCCTCGGCATTACCATGCCAAACCTGCATGAGCTGGGAGGCGAAAACGCGCCGATGATTCTGGCGCAGCTGAAAGATGTCACCGCTCATGCGGCAGCGACGGTCAGCTCCTGGGGCTTTGTTATTTCTCCAGAGCAGATCCTGCAAACGGCGAAAGACATCGGCGAGCCTTCCGTTCTGAACCGCGCAGGCGGGGCGCCTACGCTTGCGGTAGGTATCGCGCACGTGTTCCACAAAATCGTACCGGTGGCGGATATGGGCTTCTGGTATCACTTCGGCATTCTGTTTGAGGCTCTGTTTATCCTCACCGCGCTGGATGCCGGCACGCGCTCCGGCCGCTTTATGCTGCAGGATCTACTGGGCAACTTTATTCCGTTCCTGAAAAAGACCGACTCGCTGGTGGCGGGCATCATCGGTACCGCAGGCTGCGTCGGGCTGTGGGGCTACCTGCTGTATCAGGGCGTGGTCGATCCGCTGGGCGGCGTCAAAAGCCTGTGGCCGCTGTTCGGCATCTCCAACCAGATGCTCGCGGCAGTAGCGTTAGTGCTGGCAACCGTGGTACTGGTGAAGATGAAACGCACCCAATACATCTGGGTTACCGTGGTTCCGGCCGTCTGGCTGCTTATCTGCACTACCTGGGCGCTGGGCCTGAAGCTCTTCAGCAGCAACCCGCAGATGGAAGGCTTCTTCTTTATGGCCAACCAGTATAAGGCGCGCATCAGCGCGGGCGGCGCGGATCTGACGGCACAGGAGATCGCCAATATGAACCATATTGTCGTCAACAACTACACCAACGCAGGCCTGAGCATTCTGTTCCTGGTGGTGGTTTACAGCATCATTTTCTACGGCATTAAGGCCTGGAAAGAGGCGCGTAAATCCGACCAGCCGACGGACAAAGAAACGCCTTACCAGCCGGTGCCGAAAGAAGGCATTAAGATTTCATCCGGCCACTGATCGCTTCATCTGACTGCCCCGCATTAGCGGGGCTTTAATCACTTAAGGAGCGAAGGATGTTTGATAACTTAGGTGCGGCAAAGAAGTACCTCGGCCAGGCGGCGCGGATGCTCGTTGGCATCCCGGATTACGATACTTACGTGCTGCATATGCAGACAAATCATCCGGATCAGCCGCCCATGACCTATAAAGAGTTCTTTCGTGAACGCCAGCAGGCACGCTACGGCGGAGACGGTAAAGGCGGCATGCGCTGCTGTTAACAGGAAAGAGGCTATGACACCGATTGCAGTCACTGTATTAACCGGTTTTCTCGGCGCAGGGAAAACTACCCTTTTACGCCATATCCTGCATGAACAGCAGGAGGAGAAGATTGCCGTTATTGAAAACGAGTTTGGCGAAGCGCCCATCGACAGCCAGCTGATTGGCGACCGCGCCACCCGTATCACAACGCTTAGCAACGGTTGCATCTGCTGCACGCGATCGAGCGAGCTGGAAGATGCCCTGTTGGATCTGCTCGACAGCCGGGATAAAGGCGAAATTCAGTTCGACAGGCTGATCGTCGAGTGTACGGGAATGGCCGATCCTGGCCCTATCCTTCAGGCATTTTTCGCCCATGAAATCATCTGTGAACGTTACCTGCTGGATGGCGTAATTACGCTGGTGGATGCGGTGCATGCGAACTCGCAGCTGGACCAGTTCCCGCTTGCGCAGTCGCAAATTGGCTACGCCGACCGTATTCTGCTGACCAAAACCGATGTGGCCGGAGGATCCGCCGGGTTAATTGAACGCCTGCAGCGCATCAACGCCCGCGCTCCGGTTTATCCTGTCGTGCACGGCGAGATTGACCTTGCTCTGCTGTTTAATACCCGCGGCTTTATGCTGGAAGAGAATGTTGTGGCGGCCAAACCTCGCTTCCACCGTATTGCGCCGCAGCAGAACCAGGTCTCGTCGATTGTGGTCACGCTGGACTATCCCGTCGCGCTGGACGCCGTTTCTTCGGTGATGGAAAACCTGCTTTCAGGCTTCGCGGATAATCTGCTCCGCTACAAAGGGATGCTGTGGATTGAGGGCCAGCCCTGCCGCCTGCTGTTCCAGGGCGTACAGCGCCTGTACAGCGCCGACTGGGACCGTGAGTGGCAGCAGAACGAAACGCCGGAAAGCACGCTGGTGTTTATCGGTGTTTCGCTCCCGGAAGCGGAGATCCGCAACGCCTTTGCCGGATTAAAACAGACCGCATAACCTGCCGGTTTTACAGCCCTACCGCCTCCTTAAGAGACTTCAGGTAGCGACGGCTCACAGGTACGGTGCGTCCATCCCGCAGCAGCAGCTCCGCCTGACTATTATCCTCCAGGCGGATCTCCTGCAGATAATTCATATTCACCAGATATTGGCGATGACAACGCAACAGCGGCGTGCGGCTTTCCAGCGTACGCAGCGTTAACTCGGTGAACCCTTCTTTGCCGTCCCGGCTGGTGACATACACTCCGCTCATTCGACTGCTGACGTAGGCCACCTCTTCCATCTGCAGCAGCCAGATTCGGCTGTGGCCGCTGCACGGGATGAATTTCAGCAGCTGCTGGCTTTCCGGCAGGCGGGAAATGTCCTGCGCTTCGTTTTCCTGGTGCAGGCGCGACAGCGTTTTTTGCAGCCGCTGGGCCTCTATCGGCTTGAGCAAATAGTCAAAAGCGCACTCTTCGAAGGCCTGCACCGCGTACTCATCAAAAGCGGTGAGAAACACAATACGAGGGCGGTGGCGCTCGTCGAGCATACCCACCATCTCCAGCCCGCTGATGCGCGGCATCTGAATATCAAGAAACAGCACGTCCGGGCGCAGTTTATTCACGGCGCCAATCGCTTCAATCGCATTGGAGCACTCCCCCACAATCTCAACTTCTGCGTCATTATGGAGCAGGATGCGCAGGTTCTCTCGCGCCAGCGGTTCGTCATCAACAATCAGCACTCTTAACATACAAACTCCTCGGCGGGCAGACGCACAGTGATGCAGGTAAAACGATCGGGATCGCAGCTCACGGCCAGACCATAGTCGTCGCCAAATTTCGCACGCAGCCGCTTGTCCACCAGATTCATTCCCAGCCCGTTACTGTTAATTTCTGGCCGATACAGGCCGGCATTGTCCTCAACGTCAACAAAGACGTTTTGCCCCTCTCCCCGTGCGCGAATGGTAATAATCCCTTTGCCCAGCAGCTGCGAGGTGCCATGTTTAATGGCGTTTTCCACAATCGGCTGCAGGGTAAAAGCCGGCAAATGTTGCTGCGCCAGCGCTTCCGGCACCTGCAGCTCTACCGTCAGCTGGCTTTGAAAACGAGCAAGCTCAATTTGCAGATAGGCGTTCACGTGCTCAATTTCGTCGGACAGCGTGACGATTTCTGACGGACGCTTCAGGTTTTTGCGGAAAAAAGTAGAGAGGTATTGCACCAGCTGCCCGGCTTTATCGCCGTCGTTGCGGATAACCGCTTTCAGCGTGTTAAGCGCGTTGAATAAGAAATGCGGATTAACCTGAGCGTGCAGCAGCTTGATTTCCGACTGGGCCAGCAGCGCTTTTTGCTGTTCGTATTTGCCCGCCAGAATCTGCGCCGATAAGAGCTGGGCGATCCCTTCCCCCAGCGTGCGGTTAATGGAGCTGAACAGGCGGTTTCGCGCTTCGTAGAGTTTTATCGTGCCAATAACCCGCTGATTCTCGCCCCGCAGCGGGATCACCAGCGTCGACCCCAGCTTGCAGTTAGGATGCAGAGAGCAGCGATAAGGCAGCTCGTTACCGTCGGCGTAAACCACTTCGTTATTTTCGATGGCCTGCCACGTGTAGCCGGAAGAAATTGGCTTGCCAGCAAGGTGGTGGTCGGCACCGGTGCCGATAAACGCCAGCAGCTTTTCACGATCGGTGATAGCCACGGCGCTGATATCCAGCTCCTGGTGCAGCACCCTGGCTACCTTCATGCTGTTTTGCTCATTAAAACCTTGCCGGAGAATGCCCTCGGTCGAGGCGGCCACTTTTAGCGCAGTGGCGGAGAACGCAGAGGTATATTTTTCAAACATCGCGCGTTTATCCAGCAGGATGCGCATAAACATCGCGGCCCCAAGGGTGTTGGTGACCATCATCGGGGCGGCAATGCTTTCTACCAAGTGAAGCGCGTCTTCAAACGGCCTGGCGATCAGCAAGATGATTAGCATCTGCACCAGCTCGGCCACAAAGGTGACCGCGCCGGCGACCAGCGGATTAAACAGCTTGTCTGTACGGCCAC
This region of Cedecea lapagei genomic DNA includes:
- a CDS encoding LuxR family transcriptional regulator, with the protein product MKATILVTQDHYLYQGIRNYFPDIILLRTVERRSFSFGYEEYAVLVDSRLPLAQWENIITSAEKAGASVVCIMLDMRHSELSPLRLRWSLDMSMSSEDVEALFMLLQKVKIDPQAREWFYDMRLSLEERTMMALLRKGLPMEVVAEKVNTSLKSLYRRRNEMYERLGLTNFNEACRLIFTDEEQNYP
- a CDS encoding carbon starvation CstA family protein — encoded protein: MNKNKFLKHIPWVILGIIGACCLAVVALRRGEHISALWIVVASVSVYLVAYRYYSLYIAQKVMKLDPTRATPAVINNDGLNYVPTNRNVLFGHHFAAIAGAGPLVGPVLAAQMGYLPGVLWLLAGVVLAGAVQDFMVLFISSRRNGASLGEMIKEEMGPVPGTIALFGCFLIMIIILAVLALIVVKALAESPWGVFTVCSTVPIALFMGIYMRFIRPGRVGEVSVIGIVLLVASIYFGGVIAHDPYWGPALTFKDTTITFTLIGYAFVSALLPVWLILAPRDYLATFLKIGVIVGLAIGIVILNPELKMPAITQYVDGTGPLWKGALFPFLFITIACGAVSGFHALIASGTTPKLLACETDARFIGYGAMLMESFVAVMALVAASIIEPGLYFAMNTPPAGLGITMPNLHELGGENAPMILAQLKDVTAHAAATVSSWGFVISPEQILQTAKDIGEPSVLNRAGGAPTLAVGIAHVFHKIVPVADMGFWYHFGILFEALFILTALDAGTRSGRFMLQDLLGNFIPFLKKTDSLVAGIIGTAGCVGLWGYLLYQGVVDPLGGVKSLWPLFGISNQMLAAVALVLATVVLVKMKRTQYIWVTVVPAVWLLICTTWALGLKLFSSNPQMEGFFFMANQYKARISAGGADLTAQEIANMNHIVVNNYTNAGLSILFLVVVYSIIFYGIKAWKEARKSDQPTDKETPYQPVPKEGIKISSGH
- a CDS encoding YbdD/YjiX family protein; translation: MFDNLGAAKKYLGQAARMLVGIPDYDTYVLHMQTNHPDQPPMTYKEFFRERQQARYGGDGKGGMRCC
- the yjiA gene encoding GTPase produces the protein MTPIAVTVLTGFLGAGKTTLLRHILHEQQEEKIAVIENEFGEAPIDSQLIGDRATRITTLSNGCICCTRSSELEDALLDLLDSRDKGEIQFDRLIVECTGMADPGPILQAFFAHEIICERYLLDGVITLVDAVHANSQLDQFPLAQSQIGYADRILLTKTDVAGGSAGLIERLQRINARAPVYPVVHGEIDLALLFNTRGFMLEENVVAAKPRFHRIAPQQNQVSSIVVTLDYPVALDAVSSVMENLLSGFADNLLRYKGMLWIEGQPCRLLFQGVQRLYSADWDREWQQNETPESTLVFIGVSLPEAEIRNAFAGLKQTA
- the btsR gene encoding two-component system response regulator BtsR — translated: MLRVLIVDDEPLARENLRILLHNDAEVEIVGECSNAIEAIGAVNKLRPDVLFLDIQMPRISGLEMVGMLDERHRPRIVFLTAFDEYAVQAFEECAFDYLLKPIEAQRLQKTLSRLHQENEAQDISRLPESQQLLKFIPCSGHSRIWLLQMEEVAYVSSRMSGVYVTSRDGKEGFTELTLRTLESRTPLLRCHRQYLVNMNYLQEIRLEDNSQAELLLRDGRTVPVSRRYLKSLKEAVGL
- a CDS encoding sensor histidine kinase — protein: MYEFNLVLLLLQQMCVFLVIAWLMSKTRLFIPLMQVTVRLPHKLLCYITFSVFCIMGTYFGLHIEGSIANTRAIGAVMGGLLGGPVVGGLVGLTGGLHRYSLGGMTALSCMISTIAEGLIGGLIHSFLIKRGRTDKLFNPLVAGAVTFVAELVQMLIILLIARPFEDALHLVESIAAPMMVTNTLGAAMFMRILLDKRAMFEKYTSAFSATALKVAASTEGILRQGFNEQNSMKVARVLHQELDISAVAITDREKLLAFIGTGADHHLAGKPISSGYTWQAIENNEVVYADGNELPYRCSLHPNCKLGSTLVIPLRGENQRVIGTIKLYEARNRLFSSINRTLGEGIAQLLSAQILAGKYEQQKALLAQSEIKLLHAQVNPHFLFNALNTLKAVIRNDGDKAGQLVQYLSTFFRKNLKRPSEIVTLSDEIEHVNAYLQIELARFQSQLTVELQVPEALAQQHLPAFTLQPIVENAIKHGTSQLLGKGIITIRARGEGQNVFVDVEDNAGLYRPEINSNGLGMNLVDKRLRAKFGDDYGLAVSCDPDRFTCITVRLPAEEFVC